From Miscanthus floridulus cultivar M001 chromosome 15, ASM1932011v1, whole genome shotgun sequence, the proteins below share one genomic window:
- the LOC136508790 gene encoding non-specific lipid-transfer protein 1-like, with protein MARMQLAVAIAVVAAVVLLAAAATTSEAAITCGQVSSAISPCLSYARGQGSAPSAGCCSGVKSLNNAARSTADKRTACNCLKNAARGISGLNAGNAASIPSKCGVSVPYTISTSTDCSRIS; from the exons ATGGCTCGCATGCAGCTTGCTGTGGCGATCGCCGTCGTGGCAGCGGTGGTGCTGCTGGCGGCAGCAGCGACGACCTCGGAGGCGGCCATCACCTGCGGGCAGGTGAGCTCAGCCATCTCGCCGTGCCTGTCCTACGCCCGCGGCCAGGGCTCCGCGCCCTCCGCGGGCTGCTGCAGCGGCGTCAAGAGCCTCAACAACGCCGCCCGCAGCACAGCCGACAAGCGCACCGCCTGCAACTGCCTCAAGAACGCCGCCCGGGGCATCAGCGGCCTCAACGCCGGCAACGCTGCCAGCATCCCCTCCAAGTGCGGCGTCAGCGTCCCTTACACCATCAGCACCTCCACCGACTGCTCCAG GATCAGCTAA